A DNA window from Ipomoea triloba cultivar NCNSP0323 chromosome 10, ASM357664v1 contains the following coding sequences:
- the LOC116032376 gene encoding bZIP transcription factor 12-like, translated as MASTSAAPANPDRPHQSSSPSIHGFGDQLHSDHTRGYGSMNMDEIIKSIYADTNTLAAAAAADSCSSSGGAGGGNKTVDEVWREIVSGGGGGGGAGGGSRDPEMTLEDFLTKAGAVREEDVRVPAIPPPPPPAVAVTPGFKVDAMVTAANCQFPVAMQTGPGGFGVEPPHMGFGNGVVAIGGNGSSSGGGRGKRRATVEEIPLDKATQQKQRRMIKNRESAARSRERKQAYTVELESLVTQLEEDNARLLREEAEQNKKRLKQLMENLIPVVEKRRPPRVLRRIHSMTW; from the exons ATGGCGTCCACGTCAGCTGCGCCTGCCAATCCGGATCGGCCGCACCAGTCATCTTCTCCGTCTATACATGGCTTTGGTGATCAGCTTCACTCCGATCACACTCGAGGCTACGGGTCGATGAACATGGATGAGATAATCAAGAGTATTTATGCCGATACCAATACCCTGGCGgcggccgccgccgccgacaGCTGCTCCTCATCCGGCGGTGCCGGAGGGGGGAACAAGACGGTGGATGAGGTGTGGAGGGAGATTGTGAGCGGAGGCGGGGGAGGAGGAGGGGCAGGAGGGGGCAGTAGGGACCCGGAAATGACGTTGGAGGATTTTTTGACGAAGGCTGGGGCGGTTAGGGAGGAGGACGTTAGGGTTCCGGCGATtccgccgccgcctccgcctGCTGTGGCGGTTACGCCTGGATTTAAAGTGGATGCCATGGTGACTGCGGCGAATTGTCAGTTTCCAGTCGCCATGCAGACTGGACCGGGTGGATTTGGTGTGGAGCCGCCTCACATGGGGTTCGGGAATGGCGTGGTGGCTATAGGAGGTAACGGCAGCAGCAGCGGTGGCGGCAGAGGGAAGAGGAGGGCAACCGTGGAGGAGATTCCCCTCGATAAGGCCACACAGCAGAAGCAGAGGCGAATGATCAAGAACAGAGAGTCGGCCGCTAGGTCTAGGGAACGAAAACAG GCTTACACTGTGGAGCTGGAGTCTCTGGTAACACAAttggaggaggataatgctaGGCTTCTGAGAGAAGag GCGGAGCAGAATAAGAAGAGACTTAAGCAG